The Paenibacillus spongiae nucleotide sequence GCATCATCACTTACTTATACTATTGTAAGAATGAATTTGGCTCAGCAATCCTTGTCACGGCCAATACGACTAAACAGGCATCAGAATTATTTGACACAATCAAGTATATGATTGATCACAATAAGACGCTGAAAAAGTATGTACATATCAAAGACAGTCGAAAGATTATTGAAAAGAAGAATATGAACAGTAAGTTGCAGGTTATCAGTTCCGATGCGTCGAACGCCGATTCCTACGCTGGTATTTATTGTATACTTGATGAAATTCACGAGTCAAAGAACGGTAATCTCTATGATAAGCTGCGTACGGGTATGGGGATATGGGATGAGCCATTGCTTATTACGCTAACCACGGCCTCATCTGGTAACGATCCTAATAATCTCGAAATGGAATTGTATAATTACGCAAAGGAAATTGAAGCCGGTAGGACTCAAAATGAGTCTTTTTTTTATGCCATTTTTGAAGCTGATAAGAATTGCAAGCTTGATGATGAAAAGCAGTGGTTTAAAGCCAATCCAGCGCTTGGAACATTTCGCAAGTATGCTGATCTAGCTGATTTAGCACGAAAGGCCAAGCAGTTGAAGACAAGGGAGGCTGCATTCAGACGGCTATACCTGAATCAACACGTATCACTAGATGGTGAGACAGCGATAAATATGAATTTATGGCGTGATCGCCTAGCAAATGTGAAACTAGAAGAATTGTATCATCTTCCCTCTTGGTGTGGATTGGACATGAGCGCGGTAAACGATATTACTGCCCTTGTTCAGGTTTTCTATGATCAAGAAATTGATATATACATCATTTACCCACATCTGTTCACGCCAAAGGACAC carries:
- a CDS encoding terminase large subunit → MNDYAKKHIAFQTSGDIELWIGLLKAKYDDEKYYYDDTEARKFHAFVSKLELDKGKKGQKINLLKFQFDICTSIICVKKREDNLRRFTEAHINISRKNGKGFIISCIITYLYYCKNEFGSAILVTANTTKQASELFDTIKYMIDHNKTLKKYVHIKDSRKIIEKKNMNSKLQVISSDASNADSYAGIYCILDEIHESKNGNLYDKLRTGMGIWDEPLLITLTTASSGNDPNNLEMELYNYAKEIEAGRTQNESFFYAIFEADKNCKLDDEKQWFKANPALGTFRKYADLADLARKAKQLKTREAAFRRLYLNQHVSLDGETAINMNLWRDRLANVKLEELYHLPSWCGLDMSAVNDITALVQVFYDQEIDIYIIYPHLFTPKDTLIERTERDNIRYDIHVDNKHIKALDGSFINFEQLHSYIKELNGLCNIEEIGFDRWGAIGIISALEKEFTVVTMGQGGKTMAPAINDFENLLMEKRLIIANNPVLTWMAGNVIATDVNGMKYDKRKSKYKIDGIIAMLMGLSRAVANTNEVKIDLNQYITDESLESMGW